One part of the Aurantibacillus circumpalustris genome encodes these proteins:
- a CDS encoding lycopene cyclase family protein, whose translation MDDSQEYDFIIAGMGCAGLSLALQLLNSQVKFEKILLIDKDLKNKNDRTWCFWTKEKENWFDSIVFRKWDKFTFESNQFKKEYQLNPYHYLMIRGVDFYDHCLKKLKADARFEIITDEIRAIETHENKAVLTTPTYSYNANYIFNSAVRTLRLRKKEINYVQHFMGWVIKTEKPVFDETCPSFMNFNTEQYNDCRFFYTLPFSKNEALIEYTGFSPEKISDDLYASELKRYIEIDLDCKEYTIESVEQGEIPMTEGEFINTFGERVINIGTAGGNSKPSTGYTFYFIQQNTQQIINQLENNVSLLRSYKRSKTFLMFDSILLDVLNEKKIPSRDVFTLLFKLNPINRLLAFLNEESSVLQTFKILLNVPKKQFIPSGYKKVLRLFNKTDN comes from the coding sequence ATGGATGATTCCCAAGAATACGATTTTATTATTGCCGGCATGGGTTGCGCGGGTTTATCCCTTGCACTACAGTTACTGAATTCTCAAGTTAAATTCGAGAAAATCTTGTTAATTGATAAAGATCTCAAAAATAAAAACGATCGCACTTGGTGTTTCTGGACCAAAGAAAAAGAAAATTGGTTTGATTCAATAGTGTTTAGAAAATGGGATAAGTTTACTTTTGAAAGCAATCAGTTCAAAAAAGAATATCAGCTTAATCCCTATCACTACTTAATGATAAGAGGCGTTGATTTCTACGACCACTGTTTAAAAAAACTAAAAGCAGACGCTCGTTTTGAAATTATAACCGATGAAATACGCGCTATTGAAACCCATGAAAATAAAGCTGTACTAACAACTCCCACTTATTCATACAACGCCAACTACATCTTTAATAGTGCTGTTAGAACGCTTCGTTTGCGTAAAAAAGAAATTAATTATGTTCAGCATTTTATGGGTTGGGTGATTAAAACAGAAAAACCCGTTTTTGACGAAACCTGTCCTTCGTTTATGAATTTTAACACGGAACAGTATAACGATTGTCGCTTTTTTTACACACTCCCTTTTTCGAAGAATGAAGCGTTAATAGAGTATACAGGCTTTTCTCCAGAAAAAATTTCAGATGATCTTTATGCTTCAGAACTAAAAAGATACATTGAAATAGATTTAGATTGTAAGGAATACACAATCGAATCTGTTGAGCAAGGAGAAATTCCTATGACGGAAGGTGAGTTTATAAATACATTCGGAGAGCGGGTTATTAATATTGGCACTGCCGGTGGCAACAGCAAACCAAGCACAGGATATACTTTCTATTTTATTCAGCAAAATACTCAGCAAATTATTAATCAACTCGAAAATAATGTTTCTCTATTGCGCTCTTATAAAAGAAGCAAAACCTTTTTAATGTTTGATAGTATTTTACTTGACGTTTTAAACGAGAAAAAAATACCGTCACGTGATGTGTTTACTTTATTGTTTAAGTTAAATCCTATTAACCGTTTACTTGCTTTTCTAAATGAAGAGTCATCGGTGCTACAAACTTTTAAAATTCTCTTAAACGTTCCGA
- a CDS encoding carotenoid biosynthesis protein, with protein sequence MLNNLRKYLLYFLILVYVSGAIGLLIQPSFFIPFTPYTLSLTCIVFLIYQPLSKLNFVLGFLCIAIIGFASEVIGVKTGFVFGDYHYGSTLGYKLLGVPLVISLNWALLVTCGIILTKSLTSNKALNALCSAGLITVIDLLIEQLAPSLDFWHFKTGFAGIHNYLGWFIISFITSFLLQNYVGSGNKKTAYIILVLQVFFFGFMYLIKLFNFV encoded by the coding sequence ATGCTTAACAATTTGCGAAAATATTTGCTTTACTTTCTAATTCTGGTTTATGTATCAGGAGCCATAGGCTTACTTATACAACCTTCTTTTTTTATTCCATTTACACCCTATACACTCTCGTTAACTTGCATTGTTTTTCTTATATATCAACCACTAAGTAAATTAAATTTTGTTTTAGGATTTTTATGTATTGCAATTATTGGTTTTGCGTCAGAGGTTATTGGTGTAAAGACAGGATTTGTTTTTGGTGATTACCATTATGGCAGCACCTTGGGATATAAATTACTTGGGGTTCCATTGGTAATATCACTAAACTGGGCACTATTGGTAACCTGTGGAATTATACTTACTAAATCGCTGACCTCAAACAAGGCTCTAAATGCGCTTTGTTCTGCAGGCCTTATTACTGTTATTGATCTATTGATTGAACAATTAGCGCCTTCTTTAGACTTTTGGCATTTTAAAACTGGATTTGCCGGAATACATAATTATCTTGGTTGGTTTATTATCTCTTTCATTACTTCATTCCTATTACAAAATTATGTTGGAAGCGGTAATAAAAAAACAGCTTACATTATTCTAGTATTGCAGGTTTTTTTCTTTGGCTTCATGTATCTTATTAAACTTTTTAATTTTGTGTGA